The sequence AAATAATCGCATTTTGTCATACATTCTAGCGGCACGCTCAGCAATGACTTGCGCATTTTGACTCTGTCGTTCATAGCGCCACAAATTATTAATAGTGCGTACTGCCACCAATAAGGTTGAAGGACAAACCAGTAAAATATTATTTCTCAACCCTTCGTCAATCAGGTCAGGGGCTTCACGTAAAGCAATCAAATAAGCGGGTTCGAGTGGAATAAACATTAATACATAATCTAGCGATCTTAATCCATTTAATTGATGATAATCTTTTCGTCCAAGCTCTTTTATATGGTTACGCACAGAATTAACATGCCCCCGCAATGCCGTAGCTCGCTGCTGCTCATCTTCACTATTAAAATAGTGCTCATAAGCTGTCAGAGACATTTTAGCGTCGATTACAACATCTTTACCTTGTGGTAAACGAATAATCACATCCGGCTGATAACGGCTATTGGAGGTATTGATACTGACTTGAGTTTCAAATTCATGCCCCTGCCTTAGCCCAGAAGCCTCCAATATGCGAGAAAGAATTGTCTCTCCCCAATTGCCCTGAATTTTATTATCCCCTTTTAGCGCTTTAGTCAGATTAATCGTTTCTTTTGCCATCTCTGCATTTAACTGCTGAAGCTGACGAATTTCATGCGCTAGGGTATGACGCTCACGCGCTTCCTGACTAAAACTTTCATGTACCTGACGGCGAAAACCGTCCAGTTGTTCACGGAAAGGTGTTAATAGTGCAATTAAACTCTGACGGTTCTGCTCAGAAGCGCGACGTTCATTCTGTTCAAAAATACGATTGGCTAAATTCTCAAATTGAACATTTAACCGCTGCTCACTATTAAGTAACAGCCGCTGTTTCTCTTCAAAAGCCAGTCGTGTCTCTTCAAGCCGTGTCATCACTTCACGTAATTCAACTTCTTGATTACGATTAATTTCCCTTTGTGATCTCAATTCTTGCTCACGTTGTTCACACTCAATTTTCCAATATTCGAGGTGGGCGATTTTTTCCTCATAGCAAGCCTGAATACTATAAAAGTCGCGCAATTCCGACTCTTTTTTATTCATTTTCTGCGCAATAACTAGCCAGATCAAACTGCCACCAAAGAGTGTGCCGGTAAGAAATCCAATAATTGCATATAATAACTGAATATCCACCTGGGTTTCCTTAAAATAGTCTTTATTTTATAAAGTAACTTAGTGGTCTACTGTATAAATGTCCAGAATAAAATTTGCTTATTTTGGTCAACCAACTGCGTGAGGCTGAAATTTAACGACTGTTTTACCCCATCCACTGAGCAAGCCAAGATAAACCAAATGCCCCTGGCGCTAAAATAGCAAATGCCCAGATCATGGCAGAAAGTAAATTAGCCAGCTGAAAATAATGTTTAGGCATAGCACAAATACCTGCTACTAAGGGAATTACCGCCCTTAAGGGGCCTAGAAAACGGCCAAGAAAAACACTCCATACTCCCCAACGGTCAAAAAAACGATGACCCCGATCGAGCACTTCAGGACGACGAGAAATTGGCCACATATGGCGTACACTGTTCTTATAATGAAAACCAAACCAATAAGACAACCAATCACCCAAAAAAGCACCACAAGCGGCAGCAAACCATATCGGTAAAAAAGCAAGTCCATTATCACCAATTAATGCACCTAAACCAAGCAAAATTACTGTTGCTGGTAACAATAGAGAAATAAAGGCTAACGATTCGCCAAAAGCTAATATAAAAACAATAATAATAGCTAATATTTGATGATGACGGGAAAATTCGGTAATAACATTAATAATCTCAGACAAAGTCAATTTATTATTCCTATTACAGTTAATCCTTCGTTATTATGTCGGCAATAATGTAAATTATTGTCAGCTTGAAATATAATAATGCGACAAGTTTAACTTATAAAATGATAAATTTAAGTTATTTTATTCTATGCTATTATCCGCCAGTTAACATTAATTGGTTTACTAAAAAAAACGAAATAAGAAAATTAGCCGTTAATTGATCAAAATAAAGCTTATTGAATACCTACGATAATAAAAAATAAAACGAATATTACTTAAGACGAATAAAAACCGCGATTAAATAAAAATATATAATAAAATAAATTTATCCTAATTTTATAAAAATAACAAAAAGTTATACTCGTTTTATCAAATAAAGTAGCAAAACAGGTAGTATTTATTAATTCAATAACCGGCGCACCGCATCAAC is a genomic window of Arsenophonus apicola containing:
- the rmuC gene encoding DNA recombination protein RmuC, translated to MDIQLLYAIIGFLTGTLFGGSLIWLVIAQKMNKKESELRDFYSIQACYEEKIAHLEYWKIECEQREQELRSQREINRNQEVELREVMTRLEETRLAFEEKQRLLLNSEQRLNVQFENLANRIFEQNERRASEQNRQSLIALLTPFREQLDGFRRQVHESFSQEARERHTLAHEIRQLQQLNAEMAKETINLTKALKGDNKIQGNWGETILSRILEASGLRQGHEFETQVSINTSNSRYQPDVIIRLPQGKDVVIDAKMSLTAYEHYFNSEDEQQRATALRGHVNSVRNHIKELGRKDYHQLNGLRSLDYVLMFIPLEPAYLIALREAPDLIDEGLRNNILLVCPSTLLVAVRTINNLWRYERQSQNAQVIAERAARMYDKMRLFVDDIQVLGQSLSKAQLNYQSAIKKLAEGKGNLISQAESLKELGIEVKRPIDTEFSKQTAKS
- a CDS encoding DedA family protein, with protein sequence MTLSEIINVITEFSRHHQILAIIIVFILAFGESLAFISLLLPATVILLGLGALIGDNGLAFLPIWFAAACGAFLGDWLSYWFGFHYKNSVRHMWPISRRPEVLDRGHRFFDRWGVWSVFLGRFLGPLRAVIPLVAGICAMPKHYFQLANLLSAMIWAFAILAPGAFGLSWLAQWMG